In the genome of Magnolia sinica isolate HGM2019 chromosome 2, MsV1, whole genome shotgun sequence, one region contains:
- the LOC131236827 gene encoding E3 ubiquitin-protein ligase RING1-like: protein MSSDGNERPAVAPTAPKPYFCYQCDRTVSIFLPSPSSDLSCPICHGGFLEESQYPPEPNPNPFFSSDDSLSPFGLPLFLSASSRGGFGLPPDLASLLNPTVIHRRSSSVGPTDPDVFNPLLFLQNHLQTLMADGANIQFVIDGAPSNASLSSNLGDYFIGPGLEQLIQQLADNDPNRYGTPPASKSAIETLPDIKISAELLESDSAQCAVCMDMFELGLVAKQMPCKHIFHPDCILPWLALHNSCPVCRYELPTDDLDYEQRTRGMPLPENLTSGNVATDSGSTGEGSEQGDSQRTVERRFRISLPWPFRASGSPAETSSTSVGSGNNANVNEGETGSNSLDRGNQDLGSETRQEDLD from the coding sequence atgtcATCCGACGGTAACGAACGGCCGGCAGTGGCCCCCACCGCTCCGAAACCCTACTTCTGCTATCAGTGCGACCGTACCGTCTCCATCTTCCTCCCTTCTCCTTCCTCCGACCTTAGCTGCCCCATCTGCCATGGCGGCTTTCTCGAAGAATCCCAATACCCTCCAGAGCCTAACCCTAATCCCTTCTTCTCCTCCGACGATTCTCTGTCCCCCTTCGGATTGCCCCTATTCTTATCCGCCTCCTCCCGAGGCGGCTTCGGTCTCCCTCCCGATCTCGCCTCCCTCCTCAATCCCACCGTCATCCACCGTCGATCATcgtccgtgggccccaccgaccCCGACGTCTTCAACCCCTTGCTCTTCCTCCAGAACCACCTCCAAACCCTCATGGCCGATGGTGCCAACATCCAGTTCGTGATTGACGGCGCCCCCTCCAACGCCTCCCTCTCCTCCAACCTCGGTGACTACTTCATTGGGCCTGGCCTCGAGCAGCTCATCCAGCAGCTCGCTGATAACGATCCCAACCGCTATGGCACCCCACCTGCCTCGAAGTCTGCTATCGAGACCCTCCCTGACATCAAGATCTCTGCCGAGCTGCTCGAGTCGGATTCCGCGCAGTGCGCTGTCTGCATGGACATGTTCGAGCTTGGGTTGGTCGCAAAGCAGATGCCGTGCAAGCATATCTTCCACCCTGATTGCATCCTCCCATGGCTCGCGCTGCACAATTCATGCCCCGTCTGCCGCTATGAGCTGCCGACGGATGATCTGGATTATGAGCAGCGGACGAGGGGAATGCCACTCCCGGAGAATCTGACGAGTGGGAATGTGGCCACGGATTCGGGCAGCACCGGTGAGGGATCAGAACAGGGGGATTCACAGAGGACGGTTGAGCGGAGGTTTAGGATCTCGCTGCCCTGGCCATTTAGGGCTTCTGGTTCGCCTGCAGAGACAAGCAGCACCAGTGTTGGCAGTGGCAATAATGCTAATGTTAACGAAGGGGAGACGGGTTCAAACTCTCTGGATCGAGGGAATCAGGATTTAGGCTCTGAAACCCGGCAAGAAGATTTGGATTGA